In Microcaecilia unicolor chromosome 1, aMicUni1.1, whole genome shotgun sequence, the following are encoded in one genomic region:
- the XKR9 gene encoding XK-related protein 9, with the protein MMLFTKWNFVMLVIGIITYLIDFAADFCMAVKYFYDGHYIGGAITVAFMLLSTIIVQIFSYTWFKDDCENDKLEVLSWVLLAHIFQAGIFTRYWLALKYGYRAAVYQQSRATGSDDNAKDIQMSQQKVANDAVADLSMLRLFDSFLDSTPQLILQLYILMEHGKMNLFQNASIVILFCSISWSTVHYQMSLRNSLSDKLAIRVGCPMFMYLFYKLFTLTSWAMSVVLLGLVNAYCLLALLILLWILGTSWTWNQNTEFCHSKGMEYLYRVLVGVILVFTFFNIKGQRTKIPMLVYYLGRVFVTVSILCLCWYLKPLVTQQVYFPLVSISAVLGLGLGLICLIFYYGVFHPSMHCTVKRGVDATDGQTREKSSRIRNFVMP; encoded by the exons ATGATGCTCTTTACAAAATGGAATTTTGTGATGCTGGTCATTGGAATTATCACTTATTTAATTGACTTTGCAGCAGATTTCTGCATGGCTGTAAAGTATTTTTATGATGGACATTACATTGGGGGTGCGATAACAGTAGCCTTCATGCTGCTTTCAACAATAATAGTACAGATTTTCAGTTATACCTGGTTCAAAGACGATTGTGAAAATGATAAACTCGAAGTGCTGTCTTGGGTCTTGCTTGCTCACATCTTTCAAGCTGGAATTTTTACAAG GTATTGGCTTGCTTTGAAATACGGATACCGGGCAGCAGTGTATCAACAAAGCAGAGCAACAGGTTCCGATGACAATGCCAAGGATATTCAAATGTCACAGCAGAAAGTGGCTAATGATGCCGTAGCTGATTTGAGCATGCTCAGACTATTTGACTCTTTTCTGGACAGCACGCCACAACTCATTCTGCAGCTTTACATTCTGATGGAGCATGGGAAAATGAATCTTTTTCAAA atGCATCCATTGTTATATTGTTCTGCAGCATTTCCTGGTCCACTGTTCACTATCAGATGTCACTGCGAAACTCCTTGTCTGATAAACTGGCAATCCGTGTGGGCTGTCCCATGTTCATGTACCTCTTCtacaaactcttcacactaaccTCATGGGCAATGAGTGTCGTCCTCTTAGGGCTGGTAAATGCCTATTGTCTCCTAGCTCTACTAATTCTTCTTTGGATTTTAGGCACTAGTTGGACTTGGAACCAGAATACAGAATTTTGTCACTCGAAAGGCATGGAATACTTGTACAGGGTTCTTGTTGGAGTCATTCTTGTTTTcacattttttaatataaaaGGACAAAGGACAAAAATCCCCATGCTTGTTTATTACCTTGGCCGGGTTTTTGTAACTGTAAGCATACTTTGTCTGTGCTGGTATCTGAAACCCTTGGTTACACAGCAAGTGTATTTTCCACTGGTCAGCATCTCAGCAGTGCTTGGACTGGGGCTTGGTCTCATTTGCCTTATTTTTTACTATGGGGTTTTCCACCCTTCCATGCACTGCACAGTAAAGAGAGGAGTAGATGCCACTGACGGACAAACTAGAGAAAAAAGCAGTAGAATAAGAAATTTTGTAATGCCGTGA